In Zingiber officinale cultivar Zhangliang chromosome 3B, Zo_v1.1, whole genome shotgun sequence, a single window of DNA contains:
- the LOC122056064 gene encoding uncharacterized protein LOC122056064 isoform X6: MNKSEDSGSPGWGASLFMQTEDVARTFFSVASAATAGSPRPSAVFSSGDMNVDSHFQKLQRRASRLLKGFSSSPEQKGSYNPEVLTSQKRQWAGFQLRSSDQRAVKEPSKLFESMVVVGLHPNADVQALRKIVLDRNNSDPKRRSLLNYHHQVHSESVIAPQVLFVYPPDKQVPLKYKDLLSFCFPGGVEVHAVERTPSMSELNEIMLGQEQLKQSNQSFVFRLKAADNSTLYGCCVLVEELLQSPSSLVSLLIGDKPCSSPLSRHILTTSRCYCILSRLPFFDLHFGILRSIFIEERLEWLTKGSEMLNLLSTEETSEDGRVLDITYNSPEEEYTDEEGVRQTRDFDSMPEATSMEVCKMLEEEYGAKEGERQTRDFDSASKVTPKEVYNSPDEEYAAEEGLRQARDSDATSEASHKEVTVSKDHDSDPTISIQETAILAAYQESMDLTEIENGDIRQNNLDDSINKSDANKQQMDAIDTVLPLFHCPAYESSESSSSLQGSPCEGINLRRNNDDSDLEEPSSSGQEDLNRHSKILEWAKANCNGSLQIICQYYGLECPARGSTLTFKPLEHLHPLDFHRPGETVLHIAGSTIDIRSGCTSLEMTEVHHSLLAEEEATALSVWTVATLCGCLGLDRILVMLAGALLEKQIVVVCSNLGVLSASVLSVVPLIRPYQWHSLLMPVLPNDILDFLDAPVPYIVGIKNKTTDIQSKLTSVILVDADKNQVTFKLS, from the exons ATGAATAAGAGTGAAGATTCTGGTAGCCCAGGATGGGGCGCTTCACTATTCATGCAAACTGAAGATGTCGCTAGAACGTTCTTTTCTGTTGCTTCAGCTGCAACTGCTGGGTCACCACGCCCCTCTGCAGTTTTCTCATCTGGAGACATGAATGTTGACAGTCACTTTCAGAAATTGCAACGCCGTGCCTCAAGATTGTTGAAGGGTTTTTCATCTTCTCCAGAACAGAAGGGATCTTACAATCCTGAAGTCCTTACAAGTCAGAAACGTCAATGGGCTGGATTTCAGTTACGATCTTCG GATCAACGAGCTGTGAAGGAGCCATCAAAATTATTTGAGAGCATGGTTGTTGTTGGACTTCATCCTAATGCTGATGTTCAAGCCCTTCGAAAGATTGTTTTAGATAGAAATAATAGTGATCCAAAGAGAAGAAGCTTACTAAACTACCACCATCAAGTTCACTCTGAATCAGTTATTGCACCACAG GTTCTGTTTGTCTATCCTCCAGATAAACAAGTGCCTTTAAAGTATAAGGATCTTCTTTCATTCTGCTTTCCTGGAGGTGTCGAG GTGCATGCTGTGGAAAGAACTCCTTCGATGAGTGAGCTGAATGAAATAATGCTGGGGCAG GAACAACTTAAGCAAAGTAACCAGTCATTTGTTTTCCGTTTAAAG GCTGCTGATAATTCAACATTATATGGATGCTGCGTTTTGGTTGAAGAACTTCTACAAAGCCCTTCAAGTTTGGTTTCGTTGCTTATAGGGGACAAACCATGTTCATCACCATTAAGCCGTCATATATTGACTACATCACGCTGTTACTGCATCTTATCAAGGCTTCCATTTTTTGATCTGCATTTTGGTATACTGAGAAG TATCTTTATTGAAGAAAGGTTGGAATGGCTTACAAAAGGCTCTGAAATGCTAAATCTGCTGTCTACAGAAGAAACGTCCGAGGATGGAAGGGTGCTTGATATCACTTATAACTCACCAGAGGAAGAGTATACTGACGAGGAAGGTGTAAGGCAAACGAGAGATTTTGATTCAATGCCTGAAGCTACTTCTATGGAAGTTTGTAAAATGCTAGAGGAAGAGTATGGTGCTAAGGAAGGAGAAAGGCAGACAAGAGATTTTGATTCAGCTTCTAAAGTTACTCCTAAGGAAGTTTATAACTCACCTGATGAAGAGTATGCTGCCGAGGAAGGATTAAGGCAAGCAAGAGATTCTGATGCAACTTCAGAAGCTTCTCATAAGGAAGTAACTGTCAGCAAGGATCATGATTCAGACCCAACAATTTCTATCCAAGAAACTGCAATTTTGGCAGCTTACCAAGAATCAATGGACCTTACTGAAATAGAAAATGGAGACATTAGACAAAACAATCTTGACGACTCTATTAAtaaaagtgatgcaaacaagcagCAGATGGATGCAATAGATACTGTTTTGCCACTTTTCCATTGTCCTGCTTATGAAAGTTCTGAATCCTCCAGCAG TTTACAGGGATCTCCATGCGAAGGTATAAATCTGAGGAGAAATAATGATGATTCAGATCTGGAAGAACCATCTTCTTCTGGTCAAGAAGATCTAAATCGCCACAGTAAAATTCTTGAATGGGCCAAG GCAAACTGCAATGGATCCTTACAGATTATTTGTCAGTATTATGGTCTAGAATGTCCTGCTAGAGGATCAACACTAACATTTAAGCCTCTAGAGCACTTACATCCGTTGGATTTTCATAGGCCTGGTGAAACAGTTCTTCATATTGCTGGCTCCACTATTGATATAAGATCTGGATGTACAAGCTTAGAAATGACTGAG GTGCATCATTCTCTTTTAGCAGAAGAGGAGGCGACTGCTCTATCTGTATGGAcagttgcaacattatgtgggTGTTTAGGACTTGACCGT ATATTGGTGATGCTTGCTGGAGCACTCCTGGAAAAGCAAATAGTTGTTGTTTGCTCGAATTTG GGAGTCTTATCAGCTTCAGTATTATCAGTTGTCCCATTAATACGTCCTTATCAGTGGCATAGCCTACTAATGCCA GTTTTGCCAAATGACATACTGGACTTTCTTGACGCGCCTGTTCCATACATT GTAGGCATAAAAAACAAAACTACTGATATACAATCAAAGTTGACAAGTGTTATTCTTGTTGACGCGGACAAGAACCAGGTTACTTTCAAGCTCA GTTAG
- the LOC122056064 gene encoding uncharacterized protein LOC122056064 isoform X2, producing the protein MNKSEDSGSPGWGASLFMQTEDVARTFFSVASAATAGSPRPSAVFSSGDMNVDSHFQKLQRRASRLLKGFSSSPEQKGSYNPEVLTSQKRQWAGFQLRSSDQRAVKEPSKLFESMVVVGLHPNADVQALRKIVLDRNNSDPKRRSLLNYHHQVHSESVIAPQVLFVYPPDKQVPLKYKDLLSFCFPGGVEVHAVERTPSMSELNEIMLGQEQLKQSNQSFVFRLKAADNSTLYGCCVLVEELLQSPSSLVSLLIGDKPCSSPLSRHILTTSRCYCILSRLPFFDLHFGILRSIFIEERLEWLTKGSEMLNLLSTEETSEDGRVLDITYNSPEEEYTDEEGVRQTRDFDSMPEATSMEVCKMLEEEYGAKEGERQTRDFDSASKVTPKEVYNSPDEEYAAEEGLRQARDSDATSEASHKEVTVSKDHDSDPTISIQETAILAAYQESMDLTEIENGDIRQNNLDDSINKSDANKQQMDAIDTVLPLFHCPAYESSESSSSLQGSPCEGINLRRNNDDSDLEEPSSSGQEDLNRHSKILEWAKANCNGSLQIICQYYGLECPARGSTLTFKPLEHLHPLDFHRPGETVLHIAGSTIDIRSGCTSLEMTEVHHSLLAEEEATALSVWTVATLCGCLGLDRILVMLAGALLEKQIVVVCSNLGVLSASVLSVVPLIRPYQWHSLLMPVLPNDILDFLDAPVPYIVGIKNKTTDIQSKLTSVILVDADKNQVRSSWMPQLPQKKELFSSLSPYHAKLVGESYLARRRPVYECTDVQIEAAKGFLAVIRSYLDSFCSNLRSHTITNVQSNNDKVSVLLKDSYIDSFPYRDRPFMKLFVDTQLFSVHTDLVLAFYQKD; encoded by the exons ATGAATAAGAGTGAAGATTCTGGTAGCCCAGGATGGGGCGCTTCACTATTCATGCAAACTGAAGATGTCGCTAGAACGTTCTTTTCTGTTGCTTCAGCTGCAACTGCTGGGTCACCACGCCCCTCTGCAGTTTTCTCATCTGGAGACATGAATGTTGACAGTCACTTTCAGAAATTGCAACGCCGTGCCTCAAGATTGTTGAAGGGTTTTTCATCTTCTCCAGAACAGAAGGGATCTTACAATCCTGAAGTCCTTACAAGTCAGAAACGTCAATGGGCTGGATTTCAGTTACGATCTTCG GATCAACGAGCTGTGAAGGAGCCATCAAAATTATTTGAGAGCATGGTTGTTGTTGGACTTCATCCTAATGCTGATGTTCAAGCCCTTCGAAAGATTGTTTTAGATAGAAATAATAGTGATCCAAAGAGAAGAAGCTTACTAAACTACCACCATCAAGTTCACTCTGAATCAGTTATTGCACCACAG GTTCTGTTTGTCTATCCTCCAGATAAACAAGTGCCTTTAAAGTATAAGGATCTTCTTTCATTCTGCTTTCCTGGAGGTGTCGAG GTGCATGCTGTGGAAAGAACTCCTTCGATGAGTGAGCTGAATGAAATAATGCTGGGGCAG GAACAACTTAAGCAAAGTAACCAGTCATTTGTTTTCCGTTTAAAG GCTGCTGATAATTCAACATTATATGGATGCTGCGTTTTGGTTGAAGAACTTCTACAAAGCCCTTCAAGTTTGGTTTCGTTGCTTATAGGGGACAAACCATGTTCATCACCATTAAGCCGTCATATATTGACTACATCACGCTGTTACTGCATCTTATCAAGGCTTCCATTTTTTGATCTGCATTTTGGTATACTGAGAAG TATCTTTATTGAAGAAAGGTTGGAATGGCTTACAAAAGGCTCTGAAATGCTAAATCTGCTGTCTACAGAAGAAACGTCCGAGGATGGAAGGGTGCTTGATATCACTTATAACTCACCAGAGGAAGAGTATACTGACGAGGAAGGTGTAAGGCAAACGAGAGATTTTGATTCAATGCCTGAAGCTACTTCTATGGAAGTTTGTAAAATGCTAGAGGAAGAGTATGGTGCTAAGGAAGGAGAAAGGCAGACAAGAGATTTTGATTCAGCTTCTAAAGTTACTCCTAAGGAAGTTTATAACTCACCTGATGAAGAGTATGCTGCCGAGGAAGGATTAAGGCAAGCAAGAGATTCTGATGCAACTTCAGAAGCTTCTCATAAGGAAGTAACTGTCAGCAAGGATCATGATTCAGACCCAACAATTTCTATCCAAGAAACTGCAATTTTGGCAGCTTACCAAGAATCAATGGACCTTACTGAAATAGAAAATGGAGACATTAGACAAAACAATCTTGACGACTCTATTAAtaaaagtgatgcaaacaagcagCAGATGGATGCAATAGATACTGTTTTGCCACTTTTCCATTGTCCTGCTTATGAAAGTTCTGAATCCTCCAGCAG TTTACAGGGATCTCCATGCGAAGGTATAAATCTGAGGAGAAATAATGATGATTCAGATCTGGAAGAACCATCTTCTTCTGGTCAAGAAGATCTAAATCGCCACAGTAAAATTCTTGAATGGGCCAAG GCAAACTGCAATGGATCCTTACAGATTATTTGTCAGTATTATGGTCTAGAATGTCCTGCTAGAGGATCAACACTAACATTTAAGCCTCTAGAGCACTTACATCCGTTGGATTTTCATAGGCCTGGTGAAACAGTTCTTCATATTGCTGGCTCCACTATTGATATAAGATCTGGATGTACAAGCTTAGAAATGACTGAG GTGCATCATTCTCTTTTAGCAGAAGAGGAGGCGACTGCTCTATCTGTATGGAcagttgcaacattatgtgggTGTTTAGGACTTGACCGT ATATTGGTGATGCTTGCTGGAGCACTCCTGGAAAAGCAAATAGTTGTTGTTTGCTCGAATTTG GGAGTCTTATCAGCTTCAGTATTATCAGTTGTCCCATTAATACGTCCTTATCAGTGGCATAGCCTACTAATGCCA GTTTTGCCAAATGACATACTGGACTTTCTTGACGCGCCTGTTCCATACATT GTAGGCATAAAAAACAAAACTACTGATATACAATCAAAGTTGACAAGTGTTATTCTTGTTGACGCGGACAAGAACCAG GTTAGGTCATCCTGGATGCCCCAACTGCCACAGAAGAAAGAACTTTTCTCATCACTAAGTCCTTACCATGCAAAGCTTGTTGGTGAAAGTTACTTGGCCCGTAGAAGACCTGTGTATGAGTGCACAGATGTCCAG ATTGAAGCTGCTAAAGGTTTCTTGGCAGTTATTAGGTCATATCTTGATTCATTTTGCTCGAACCTACGATCCCACACAATAACAAATGTTCAATCAAACAATGACAAG GTTTCAGTGCTGTTGAAAGATAGTTATATTGATTCCTTTCCATATCGTGACAGACCCTTTATGAAG CTTTTTGTGGATACACAGCTTTTCTCAGTACATACAGACCTTGTTCTCGCATTCTACCAAAAGGATTAA
- the LOC122056064 gene encoding uncharacterized protein LOC122056064 isoform X1: MNKSEDSGSPGWGASLFMQTEDVARTFFSVASAATAGSPRPSAVFSSGDMNVDSHFQKLQRRASRLLKGFSSSPEQKGSYNPEVLTSQKRQWAGFQLRSSDQRAVKEPSKLFESMVVVGLHPNADVQALRKIVLDRNNSDPKRRSLLNYHHQVHSESVIAPQVLFVYPPDKQVPLKYKDLLSFCFPGGVEVHAVERTPSMSELNEIMLGQEQLKQSNQSFVFRLKAADNSTLYGCCVLVEELLQSPSSLVSLLIGDKPCSSPLSRHILTTSRCYCILSRLPFFDLHFGILRSIFIEERLEWLTKGSEMLNLLSTEETSEDGRVLDITYNSPEEEYTDEEGVRQTRDFDSMPEATSMEVCKMLEEEYGAKEGERQTRDFDSASKVTPKEVYNSPDEEYAAEEGLRQARDSDATSEASHKEVTVSKDHDSDPTISIQETAILAAYQESMDLTEIENGDIRQNNLDDSINKSDANKQQMDAIDTVLPLFHCPAYESSESSSSLQGSPCEGINLRRNNDDSDLEEPSSSGQEDLNRHSKILEWAKANCNGSLQIICQYYGLECPARGSTLTFKPLEHLHPLDFHRPGETVLHIAGSTIDIRSGCTSLEMTEVHHSLLAEEEATALSVWTVATLCGCLGLDRILVMLAGALLEKQIVVVCSNLGVLSASVLSVVPLIRPYQWHSLLMPVLPNDILDFLDAPVPYIVGIKNKTTDIQSKLTSVILVDADKNQVRSSWMPQLPQKKELFSSLSPYHAKLVGESYLARRRPVYECTDVQIEAAKGFLAVIRSYLDSFCSNLRSHTITNVQSNNDKVCSLNLTMCSSPMLLFHCIPTMFFSMTMISVIVLKSEALTRSPKDSCEPPFEVETNAVTKKIIYIIL, translated from the exons ATGAATAAGAGTGAAGATTCTGGTAGCCCAGGATGGGGCGCTTCACTATTCATGCAAACTGAAGATGTCGCTAGAACGTTCTTTTCTGTTGCTTCAGCTGCAACTGCTGGGTCACCACGCCCCTCTGCAGTTTTCTCATCTGGAGACATGAATGTTGACAGTCACTTTCAGAAATTGCAACGCCGTGCCTCAAGATTGTTGAAGGGTTTTTCATCTTCTCCAGAACAGAAGGGATCTTACAATCCTGAAGTCCTTACAAGTCAGAAACGTCAATGGGCTGGATTTCAGTTACGATCTTCG GATCAACGAGCTGTGAAGGAGCCATCAAAATTATTTGAGAGCATGGTTGTTGTTGGACTTCATCCTAATGCTGATGTTCAAGCCCTTCGAAAGATTGTTTTAGATAGAAATAATAGTGATCCAAAGAGAAGAAGCTTACTAAACTACCACCATCAAGTTCACTCTGAATCAGTTATTGCACCACAG GTTCTGTTTGTCTATCCTCCAGATAAACAAGTGCCTTTAAAGTATAAGGATCTTCTTTCATTCTGCTTTCCTGGAGGTGTCGAG GTGCATGCTGTGGAAAGAACTCCTTCGATGAGTGAGCTGAATGAAATAATGCTGGGGCAG GAACAACTTAAGCAAAGTAACCAGTCATTTGTTTTCCGTTTAAAG GCTGCTGATAATTCAACATTATATGGATGCTGCGTTTTGGTTGAAGAACTTCTACAAAGCCCTTCAAGTTTGGTTTCGTTGCTTATAGGGGACAAACCATGTTCATCACCATTAAGCCGTCATATATTGACTACATCACGCTGTTACTGCATCTTATCAAGGCTTCCATTTTTTGATCTGCATTTTGGTATACTGAGAAG TATCTTTATTGAAGAAAGGTTGGAATGGCTTACAAAAGGCTCTGAAATGCTAAATCTGCTGTCTACAGAAGAAACGTCCGAGGATGGAAGGGTGCTTGATATCACTTATAACTCACCAGAGGAAGAGTATACTGACGAGGAAGGTGTAAGGCAAACGAGAGATTTTGATTCAATGCCTGAAGCTACTTCTATGGAAGTTTGTAAAATGCTAGAGGAAGAGTATGGTGCTAAGGAAGGAGAAAGGCAGACAAGAGATTTTGATTCAGCTTCTAAAGTTACTCCTAAGGAAGTTTATAACTCACCTGATGAAGAGTATGCTGCCGAGGAAGGATTAAGGCAAGCAAGAGATTCTGATGCAACTTCAGAAGCTTCTCATAAGGAAGTAACTGTCAGCAAGGATCATGATTCAGACCCAACAATTTCTATCCAAGAAACTGCAATTTTGGCAGCTTACCAAGAATCAATGGACCTTACTGAAATAGAAAATGGAGACATTAGACAAAACAATCTTGACGACTCTATTAAtaaaagtgatgcaaacaagcagCAGATGGATGCAATAGATACTGTTTTGCCACTTTTCCATTGTCCTGCTTATGAAAGTTCTGAATCCTCCAGCAG TTTACAGGGATCTCCATGCGAAGGTATAAATCTGAGGAGAAATAATGATGATTCAGATCTGGAAGAACCATCTTCTTCTGGTCAAGAAGATCTAAATCGCCACAGTAAAATTCTTGAATGGGCCAAG GCAAACTGCAATGGATCCTTACAGATTATTTGTCAGTATTATGGTCTAGAATGTCCTGCTAGAGGATCAACACTAACATTTAAGCCTCTAGAGCACTTACATCCGTTGGATTTTCATAGGCCTGGTGAAACAGTTCTTCATATTGCTGGCTCCACTATTGATATAAGATCTGGATGTACAAGCTTAGAAATGACTGAG GTGCATCATTCTCTTTTAGCAGAAGAGGAGGCGACTGCTCTATCTGTATGGAcagttgcaacattatgtgggTGTTTAGGACTTGACCGT ATATTGGTGATGCTTGCTGGAGCACTCCTGGAAAAGCAAATAGTTGTTGTTTGCTCGAATTTG GGAGTCTTATCAGCTTCAGTATTATCAGTTGTCCCATTAATACGTCCTTATCAGTGGCATAGCCTACTAATGCCA GTTTTGCCAAATGACATACTGGACTTTCTTGACGCGCCTGTTCCATACATT GTAGGCATAAAAAACAAAACTACTGATATACAATCAAAGTTGACAAGTGTTATTCTTGTTGACGCGGACAAGAACCAG GTTAGGTCATCCTGGATGCCCCAACTGCCACAGAAGAAAGAACTTTTCTCATCACTAAGTCCTTACCATGCAAAGCTTGTTGGTGAAAGTTACTTGGCCCGTAGAAGACCTGTGTATGAGTGCACAGATGTCCAG ATTGAAGCTGCTAAAGGTTTCTTGGCAGTTATTAGGTCATATCTTGATTCATTTTGCTCGAACCTACGATCCCACACAATAACAAATGTTCAATCAAACAATGACAAGGTTTGCTCTCTGAATTTGACAATGTGCTCATCTCCAATGTTGTTATTTCATTGTATTCCAACTATGTTTTTTAGTATGACCATGATCTCTGTAATTGTCTTAAAATCAGAAGCCCTGACCAGGTCTCCTAAAGATTCATGTGAACCTCCATTCGAAGTGGAAACAAATGCTGTGACAAAGAAAATCATATACATAATACTATAA
- the LOC122056064 gene encoding uncharacterized protein LOC122056064 isoform X3 has translation MNKSEDSGSPGWGASLFMQTEDVARTFFSVASAATAGSPRPSAVFSSGDMNVDSHFQKLQRRASRLLKGFSSSPEQKGSYNPEVLTSQKRQWAGFQLRSSDQRAVKEPSKLFESMVVVGLHPNADVQALRKIVLDRNNSDPKRRSLLNYHHQVHSESVIAPQVLFVYPPDKQVPLKYKDLLSFCFPGGVEVHAVERTPSMSELNEIMLGQEQLKQSNQSFVFRLKAADNSTLYGCCVLVEELLQSPSSLVSLLIGDKPCSSPLSRHILTTSRCYCILSRLPFFDLHFGILRSIFIEERLEWLTKGSEMLNLLSTEETSEDGRVLDITYNSPEEEYTDEEGVRQTRDFDSMPEATSMEVCKMLEEEYGAKEGERQTRDFDSASKVTPKEVYNSPDEEYAAEEGLRQARDSDATSEASHKEVTVSKDHDSDPTISIQETAILAAYQESMDLTEIENGDIRQNNLDDSINKSDANKQQMDAIDTVLPLFHCPAYESSESSSSLQGSPCEGINLRRNNDDSDLEEPSSSGQEDLNRHSKILEWAKANCNGSLQIICQYYGLECPARGSTLTFKPLEHLHPLDFHRPGETVLHIAGSTIDIRSGCTSLEMTEVHHSLLAEEEATALSVWTVATLCGCLGLDRILVMLAGALLEKQIVVVCSNLGVLSASVLSVVPLIRPYQWHSLLMPVLPNDILDFLDAPVPYIVGIKNKTTDIQSKLTSVILVDADKNQVRSSWMPQLPQKKELFSSLSPYHAKLVGESYLARRRPVYECTDVQIEAAKGFLAVIRSYLDSFCSNLRSHTITNVQSNNDKKP, from the exons ATGAATAAGAGTGAAGATTCTGGTAGCCCAGGATGGGGCGCTTCACTATTCATGCAAACTGAAGATGTCGCTAGAACGTTCTTTTCTGTTGCTTCAGCTGCAACTGCTGGGTCACCACGCCCCTCTGCAGTTTTCTCATCTGGAGACATGAATGTTGACAGTCACTTTCAGAAATTGCAACGCCGTGCCTCAAGATTGTTGAAGGGTTTTTCATCTTCTCCAGAACAGAAGGGATCTTACAATCCTGAAGTCCTTACAAGTCAGAAACGTCAATGGGCTGGATTTCAGTTACGATCTTCG GATCAACGAGCTGTGAAGGAGCCATCAAAATTATTTGAGAGCATGGTTGTTGTTGGACTTCATCCTAATGCTGATGTTCAAGCCCTTCGAAAGATTGTTTTAGATAGAAATAATAGTGATCCAAAGAGAAGAAGCTTACTAAACTACCACCATCAAGTTCACTCTGAATCAGTTATTGCACCACAG GTTCTGTTTGTCTATCCTCCAGATAAACAAGTGCCTTTAAAGTATAAGGATCTTCTTTCATTCTGCTTTCCTGGAGGTGTCGAG GTGCATGCTGTGGAAAGAACTCCTTCGATGAGTGAGCTGAATGAAATAATGCTGGGGCAG GAACAACTTAAGCAAAGTAACCAGTCATTTGTTTTCCGTTTAAAG GCTGCTGATAATTCAACATTATATGGATGCTGCGTTTTGGTTGAAGAACTTCTACAAAGCCCTTCAAGTTTGGTTTCGTTGCTTATAGGGGACAAACCATGTTCATCACCATTAAGCCGTCATATATTGACTACATCACGCTGTTACTGCATCTTATCAAGGCTTCCATTTTTTGATCTGCATTTTGGTATACTGAGAAG TATCTTTATTGAAGAAAGGTTGGAATGGCTTACAAAAGGCTCTGAAATGCTAAATCTGCTGTCTACAGAAGAAACGTCCGAGGATGGAAGGGTGCTTGATATCACTTATAACTCACCAGAGGAAGAGTATACTGACGAGGAAGGTGTAAGGCAAACGAGAGATTTTGATTCAATGCCTGAAGCTACTTCTATGGAAGTTTGTAAAATGCTAGAGGAAGAGTATGGTGCTAAGGAAGGAGAAAGGCAGACAAGAGATTTTGATTCAGCTTCTAAAGTTACTCCTAAGGAAGTTTATAACTCACCTGATGAAGAGTATGCTGCCGAGGAAGGATTAAGGCAAGCAAGAGATTCTGATGCAACTTCAGAAGCTTCTCATAAGGAAGTAACTGTCAGCAAGGATCATGATTCAGACCCAACAATTTCTATCCAAGAAACTGCAATTTTGGCAGCTTACCAAGAATCAATGGACCTTACTGAAATAGAAAATGGAGACATTAGACAAAACAATCTTGACGACTCTATTAAtaaaagtgatgcaaacaagcagCAGATGGATGCAATAGATACTGTTTTGCCACTTTTCCATTGTCCTGCTTATGAAAGTTCTGAATCCTCCAGCAG TTTACAGGGATCTCCATGCGAAGGTATAAATCTGAGGAGAAATAATGATGATTCAGATCTGGAAGAACCATCTTCTTCTGGTCAAGAAGATCTAAATCGCCACAGTAAAATTCTTGAATGGGCCAAG GCAAACTGCAATGGATCCTTACAGATTATTTGTCAGTATTATGGTCTAGAATGTCCTGCTAGAGGATCAACACTAACATTTAAGCCTCTAGAGCACTTACATCCGTTGGATTTTCATAGGCCTGGTGAAACAGTTCTTCATATTGCTGGCTCCACTATTGATATAAGATCTGGATGTACAAGCTTAGAAATGACTGAG GTGCATCATTCTCTTTTAGCAGAAGAGGAGGCGACTGCTCTATCTGTATGGAcagttgcaacattatgtgggTGTTTAGGACTTGACCGT ATATTGGTGATGCTTGCTGGAGCACTCCTGGAAAAGCAAATAGTTGTTGTTTGCTCGAATTTG GGAGTCTTATCAGCTTCAGTATTATCAGTTGTCCCATTAATACGTCCTTATCAGTGGCATAGCCTACTAATGCCA GTTTTGCCAAATGACATACTGGACTTTCTTGACGCGCCTGTTCCATACATT GTAGGCATAAAAAACAAAACTACTGATATACAATCAAAGTTGACAAGTGTTATTCTTGTTGACGCGGACAAGAACCAG GTTAGGTCATCCTGGATGCCCCAACTGCCACAGAAGAAAGAACTTTTCTCATCACTAAGTCCTTACCATGCAAAGCTTGTTGGTGAAAGTTACTTGGCCCGTAGAAGACCTGTGTATGAGTGCACAGATGTCCAG ATTGAAGCTGCTAAAGGTTTCTTGGCAGTTATTAGGTCATATCTTGATTCATTTTGCTCGAACCTACGATCCCACACAATAACAAATGTTCAATCAAACAATGACAAG AAGCCCTGA